A region from the Malus domestica chromosome 07, GDT2T_hap1 genome encodes:
- the LOC108174871 gene encoding replication protein A 70 kDa DNA-binding subunit B-like, which yields MDLAEVTPIVQLRPYTKMEKIKVRVCRIWKSNVPGTIQKHVNLHCILVDEMNHAVEASTKDIDYEVIASKIEAGSSYEIMNFRTIKIRGQYKVVPHETQIILTDTTVFKKLSNVFSPIPRHWFFLQDCNSLYPHLDKVDILTDVIGHLTAIQHLEPKQINQRIVQKCDVRIENIRKEELSITLWAEVAERFSSLSLQASSLPIVIVFTSLKVRPYLQNIVLNSTAYSLFFIDPDIPELNSYKSMFSNSKDPVKTLPPLQVNSMKLRFYGQQGELQSMN from the exons ATGGATCTTGCGGAAGTAACCCCTATTGTCCAACTGCGTCCATAtacaaaaatggaaaaaataaaGGTCCGTGTGTGCAGAATATGGAAATCAAATGTTCCCGGCACTATTCAAAAACATGTCAACCTGCATTGTATCTTGGTTGACGAGATG AACCATGCGGTTGAAGCCTCTACAAAAGATATTGATTACGAAGTTATAGCTTCAAAAATTGAGGCCGGTAGTagttatgaaattatgaatttcAGAACAATTAAAATCAGGGGCCAATACAAGGTTGTTCCACATGAAACTCAGATCATTCTCACTGACACAACAGTTTTTAAAAAACTGTCTAACGTCTTTTCACCCATACCTCGACATTGGTTCTTTCTCCAAGATTGTAATTCTCTGTATCCCCATTTGGACAAGGTTGATATTCTCACAG ATGTCATTGGGCATCTAACTGCGATACAACACTTGGAACCAAAACAGATTAATCAAAGAATAGTACAAAAGTGTGATGTGCGCATTGAAAATATCAG GAAAGAAGAGTTATCTATCACATTGTgggcagaggttgcagaaaggttttcttctttATCACTTCAAGCTTCGTCTTTACCCATTGTCATTGTGTTTACAAGTCTAAAAGTCAGACCTTACCTAC AGAACATTGTGTTGAACAGTACTGCCTACTCGCTTTTTTTCATTGATCCAGATATACCAGAACTTAATTCATACAAATCAAT GTTTTCAAACTCAAAAGACCCTGTAAAAACCCTGCCCCCTCTTCAAGTCAACTCAATGAAGCTGAGGTTCTACGGACAACAAGGAGAGTTACAATCGATGAACTAG